Genomic window (Oryza sativa Japonica Group chromosome 3, ASM3414082v1):
ACATGCATGTGATATGACTAAACCAATAACCGTATAGTATATGGTTTCTGCAGCTAGAAATCAAAACGATATCGAGAGGGCCAGGGCCCAGAGCATCATTTAACTAGCAACTAGATAATCAATTGCGAGCTAAGTTTACATAgcatgcaaattaagcaaacgtCTTGTACTCTTGTGTGGAGTGCTTGCTGGAGTGTGGATAAATAGGTCTTCACAGGGAAGAGCCGGGAAAAGTCTTACACAAGCCCctgcatcctctctctctctctctctcgctccgtCCTCCCCATTACACACACATGGATGCTAACCACGACAAGGTTGTGGAGAGCggcagccgcgggggccggggACCGGTGCGGACGATCTGCGTCTTCTGCGGCAGCAGGCGGGGAAACCGGCCGTCCTTCAGCGCTGCCGCTCTCGACCTCGGAAAGCAGCTGGTGAGTCTCGTCGCGTCTTGAGCAATTAATCGATAGTAttagctagctactagctagccaTCCATCCAAAAGCTTCAGCTTCCAATGCCATTGTCCATGGAGAAGATGTGTCCTGCTCACTTGGGTATAGTTCTACACTGTCTAGCTCTGACGACGCCCCCAAGCTTATTCCCCCTCCCTTTCGCTCTCGGTCTTTACCCTCTCCTAGCCTCACCCACGAAGGCCTCCATTGATCCACGCAGGTCGAGAGGGAGCTCGATCTGGtctacggcggcggcagcggcggcctgaTGGGCCTCGTCTCCAAGACCGTCCACGACGGCGGCCGCCACGTCCTCGGGTACGCACGACGACGCACATACACAGTCACTGACTTAACTGTGCCTGCTGATCGATCCATCTGCTGATCACGTCGATGCATCTGTAAATGCATGCAGGGTCATCCCTAGTGCTCTCCTACCTGAAGAGGTATAACAAGCGAATCTCTTGTGTGGAGCTGGAGTAGCCAGTATACGATTGGTCTATTGTCTATCACTTCCTAAAAGATCTTTTACTGCACACACGCATACATATGGAACGTGTTTATTTTACCTTGGTGGTACTACTATGATTTTGTGCAAGCCTTTCCTAGGTGTCAGGGGAGACGTTGGGAGAGGCGAAAGTGGTCAGGGACATGCATGAGCGCAAGTCAGAAATGGCGAAACACGCCGACGCTTTCATCGCCCTGCCAGGTGAGCTGTTAGCCGACTtgtcaaccccccccccccctctctctctctctctctctcacacacacacacacattgaCACAATGACACTGATGCAAACACAAACGAGAATTAATTGGCTAATAGTAGTTAGCTAGTAGGGCCTAGGAGTGATCTTAGCTTAATTAACAACTTAATTGCCGCGTGATGCGCAGGTGGTTACGGGACAATCGAAGAACTGTTGGAGATCATAGCGTGGGCGCAGCTGGGGATCCACAACAAACCGGTACTAAAAGCTACTCCAGTAGCTTAATACTATTAGCTTAACTTAGTTTGTCGTATTTAACTGCCATTTGCATTCTATAATCTTATTGTCCTTGGCCGGTGGATAGGGATTAGCTAGCTAGATTGATGGATAgcgcttagcttagcttagcttataGCTAGGCCGTCATGCTTCATGGCCTAATCATTTTCGACATGATCTCCCAATGAATAAACTAGTAGTAGtaacaaacatatataaatattgttgGTGTTGTTTTCGTTAGGTGGGGCTGCTCAATGTGGACGGCTACTACAACAACTTACTCTCGCTGTTCGACAAGGGCGTCGAGGAAGGGTTCATCGACGCCGCGGCGCGGAACATCTTCGTCCTCGCCGACAACGCCGGCGAACTACTGACCAAgctgacggaggcggcggcagcggcagcggcggcggttgagggcggcgacggggatcaggtcgacggcgaggccacggccgcggcggctgGCTTGAAGAGGAAAAGAAGCTAGCTATAGCCGTGTGAGCATTGGCCGGCCGTCGTTCTAAGTGTGACTCAATTTCCTCCGGATCGATCCTTTGTTGCTTTTCGTTGGATCGAATCATCGAAGTGTGTTTAATTCGATTCTAAGTGTTGATGTAATATCGGACCTGCCGAACTGGAACCAGGCtttatttcatttcatttgCTAACCTCTTGGCGAGCAATATGCATGCCGTGCTTAAAATGTAGCACGACAAGCTTCTATATATGTATGCTCGGTATAAGCACTCGTAAGCATATGTAAATCAAGTTTACAACTTTATGTTTCTCTACAACTTGAATTGGCATGTAATGAGCAGCAGCACTAGACCGTATGCAATCTTATATCATGTGCTAATTGCATGAATAATGCATGTAGAGCAAaaggttctctctctctcccgcgtttGATGCCGATCCAGTGGTCTCCTTTGTGGGCTCGTGGCCGAAAACACAAAGCAGTAGTGAGGACTCTTGTTCATTAGAAAGCTGGATTACTAGACAAAAGGATGTTTTATGGCTTGTTAAAATTTTAGATTAAAAATGTGGATTGTAAACTACTTTAAACATTCCAAGACCTCAAGAAGAACCATAGGTAGCACATGACACTATACTCCATCCAGGTATCCATCACATTCACAGCTGGCTTGGCAGTAGCTAGCAGTGGAAGCATATCACTGCACGCAGGTAAGGTAAAAACGCTTTGCCATAAAGGAGGCGAGCAAAGCGGCGGGAGGCGACGGGCGCAGGCCCACCGCCGCGCCCATTGGATCTTCCGCGACGCCCGGTGGCCGGTGGTACGCACTCTCACCTCACGTACTACGTACGTACCTGCATGCATGCCGCGACGCCCGCTCGATCGGCAAGTGGGGTGGGCGCGCTCTAGCTTCTCCCGTtgccgcgcgcggcgcgtgTGCCCCCCACACACAATTTATTATAACCACGCGGCCTGCACGCCTGCCCCGCCTGTGGTAcgcgctgccgcctgccgcccaCTGCCTGCCTCTCTGCCTGCTTCCCCTCCCCGGCCCGCGCCACCCGCTGGCCTGCGTGTGTCGTTTTGCCCGCTCGCACCGCGCCCGCGCGGGGGCCGGCTCGGGCGCTCGGCTGGCTCGCCCCATCATCGCCCGCCCgttgcgtcgtcgtcgtctcgtcgCGCGCTGTGCTGTGCTAGCTGGCCCCTGGCCGTGGCCGTGTCCCAGCCGCAGCTAGCGCAGCCCACAGCGCGCGCAGGGGTGGCCGTTGTCCCAATTATTGTCTATACTACGGGAGCGTATAGCGAGGACGAGGCGCTGTtgccctttcttttttttcctcccatGTCCGACTCTGAGGTCTGCTTCTGCGCGCGCACTGTGCAGCGCGTGCGTGCGCCTTTGCGAGTTGCGACCCCTTTGGGCTTTTGCCTTTTGGCCCAGCCGGCCAAGCCGTACGCGCACTTGTTGGAGATGCCCTGCCGGCCGCTGCGCTGGCTGCAGGCGACGCGATTGGCAACGCGAGGCGAGGCGACTAGGCCAGGGTGCTATTTGGTTCTCACATCGTCGTCAAGTCTCGACTCGACGGCGCTgcggctgcaagcctgcaaggcTGGCTGCGACTGCAACCGAGGTGGTGCGGTGTCCTGTTCGTCCCATGTTGGCGTCCCGATTATTTGCGGCACGGGGAGTCGGGACGGACGAGGAGAGGGCAAGcaaagcttctttttttttttttgggtggtaCCACAATGTGTACTGGGCAAGTACGTACGGGCGCGAGTAGTAAAGGTGAACTGAAACCATTCACGTCACGAGTCTGTAACGATTGAGAGGAAACCGGGGAATTTAATTCCTCTGCTGGCCCCCTACATCTGCAAAGGTGAGATCGATGTCCCTGTAACGTACGACGATTGCTCCGAGTTGGATAGGCCTATGTATGTGACGCACGGTATGCAAAACCATGCAGTTATCACACAGTTACCCCGTACGATAACATCCTCAGTTTTTAAACAACAGTAATCCCCGCGATAACTGCCTTACCGTAGGGTGATGATAATCTAATCCAAAACGGTTTGGTGAACCCTGATGTGATGTTGTGTGTTCACTCAGCCTTAATCTGCGATGCCGTTTACTGCAAGAGAAACCGTGTACTCCGTCCATCCCAAAAATACTCCAATCCTAGATTTCCGAGATAGAGTTAAGGAGGGAGATAAAAGACCAAAATATCTCTATAATTAGTAGTAAAGGTATATTAGTGGGTGCGTAGGTGATGAGGGATAAAATGTTTTGATTTGTGGACCAATGGTAAATAAAAATGTAGATGTTGatctattttagaaaaaaaataaactctagaagtttgtttattttgggatggagggagagagTACATGATATGGTTTACCGATGCACATTGCACCCTTCTCCATCACCACATTGCGCCCTCCCCAATGTCTGATATGATTATCTGCTGCTTTTATGGCACTCACAGCGCATGGCACACCAAACCAGGCTCACAATCTTTACGTAACAAAAAAAGTAGAGCCACACACCTCCATAGTGCACTGTATCCCCATTGGGTCTAGGAACTTCTTCATATATAGATCTAGTCATCGAGGCCCCTTCCTACTAAAGGCGACTTCGGCCGGCGAGATCAACGACGAGCCGGCCACACTAGGCAATGGACATGTAGCTTCATGGCAGCAGCTAGCCTCGTTGTCAATGACACTTCCGGGTCATCGATGCCTTCCCCTTTCTCTCCTGCTTTCTACCCCTCTTTCTTGCCTTTTGTTTTCCATGCCGCCTTTTTGCTTCTCCCTTACGAGGACACTAGGTCTTAACAGGGACGAGCAACTCAATCACTAGGGACACAAACATGTGCCAAACGCATGTGAATGGTTAAATGTAGTGCACTGAGGACAAACGCCACCTCACTATATTGTGAATAGCCTTATGGAGTACATGGGGGAATGCATGGCGATTcaaaaatacaatttttttagtTGAATGAATGTACTGAGTATGAAATGAATGTGAAGTTTTGACTTCATGTTGACAGAAAAACATTGAGAGGGGGGTGTTGGTCAAGGTAGAACATATCATCAAAAACTTTCTGGATCACAAGGTGGGAAGGTTTGAGCAGGATGGAGATGATAGAAGAGAGGTTTGTCTATGGAGCATTGCTGCCCAAACGAAGAGGAACTAGAAACTGAAGTCGAGGTTGCAGCAAATTTCGTCGAAATTGTTGGAGGGCATTTTGGGTTCAACGGAACATAGCATGTACTtcatccattccaaaatataaatattcgaaTTCACTATTTCACTTGCAACAGATTTTTGGCTCCTATCTTTCGATTTTTCTTATGTAATCTTGCATCAAGATTTAGGTTCTTCTATATCCAACTTGCATTTACACTTAGTTACAGAGAAGCAGTTAGTCATTATGACTAAGTGCTTGCATTTAATTACTTGCATTTTCATAGCAAGGTGGTGCTTTTTTAAGTATGTTTATATCTCTTATATCTCCTCTTTTAAGTAGTTAATCAATTACTTTtaatcatgatttttttacATAGTGTGTATTAGAAAAGTTATAACGAACTTAATagtgtaactataatgtaagtTTTAAATCTTATACAgtgtaattataatataaatggATATAATTTTACAgtgtaaaattgattttgaatgTTTATATGGAAGTGGCGTCGTAAATATAGTCCGTCTCTTTTTTAAGGGGTGGGGTGAATTGAGGGAAGAGATGGCATTGACGCACCCAAATTTAGTGGAGCAATGTGATCCTTCGGAATATCCAAATGCAAGCCTCCATATCTTCATTTCATATGGAGGGTCATCCAAAGATTCCCCGCTATATTTCTTGACACTGTAGCGGATCATTCATATTACATCTTTCAAAATTTACTCTCCAACCTTTTAATAATAAGTATCATTTAACTACCTGATGAtgctctctctcgtggcccaatcttctggtgaggggataactctcATTTTGATCGAGTGTGAcgtttgcgacgtggctaccaaccaaATGAAGTCCAGGATGCCgggcaatcgctacaccacaaacaatgtcgtaccaaccgtgacgcgcggttgatgatccctgcaatgcaaacgagagaacactgcaagaacaagataagatgcaatctaaatattgcgaataggtgattaagcacaaagaaatagttgcgattgaagtggtagatctaataGACCCgacaaatcaacacaccaactattgcgggctctgaatcaatagtcgccaactaatcgagcgaggactaaagacaaggtgaatggcacttggcaaaattcaactaaacaaaacccaaatgtttttgaggatgtacaaagctatttatagagggaaataaagctagggttaagtttggaggtggagggagacactttcgagatgggcctagtctattataaggcccaaggcccaagttcggtttTAGCAACAACATTGTCTTATTTTGGCGATTCCCAttgactcgagatgaatttggacacGAGACCggatgcgtttgaaaggtagcgagataagctttccatgaagtctaagatcacccaaatcggagttggcatgaaggcgctaggtccgtttgaagtcagtgctgTCTCCGGATGCCGAACTGGACTTGGACTTGGAATTATCATTGGAACGTGTGAAGTTATGAGCgtatccgacaaagtgatatcctcatcatcctccccttcttgaattggagtcgtcctcgactcaaTCCCGTTTTCTTGATTGTGTGCACTCTCTCGTCCAGTGGCCATCCTTGGAGGTGTCTCATCGTGAAAAACATCCTCATATtactgcaaaaggttagtaacaaCGGGTGGCAAAGAATATAAAGTACTAGGAGCAGTAGCCAATGTGAGTATAGGATCTTTGCAAAATAGAGCATAGCAACAAGAATCTAGCTCATCTAGTGcacatatattatatttagaAGCCAACAAAGCACCCTTCAACTTAATTTCATTCTTTGTGGTACTTGGTTCTATTTTACTAGTTGAAGCAGGATGTTTAGCAATAATCTGATTTTCACTTTTCGCTTTCTTTTCACATTCAAGTCTTGCAAGATCATCTTTGAAAGCAGCGGCTGGAGTCATAGAATGCAAAACAACTCTTTTACCATCGAACATAAATTTATATGTATTAGTCCTACCATAAGAAACAACTTCTCTATCATATTGCCATGGTCGCCCCAAAATAACAGAACAAGCTTGCATATGCACAACATCACATTCAATTTGATCATGGTAGGAGCCTATAGAAAAAGGTATTTTAACCAAGCGGGTTACCTTCATCTTACCACATGTATTAAACCACTGAATATGATAGGGATGTGGATGTGGATGGGTAGTCAAGCCAAGCTTCTTGACCATCTCTTCACTTGCTAAATTGTTGCAACTCCCGCTATCAATAATCATTTTGACGGTATGGCCTTTCACAAGAACTTTGCTTTGGAACAAATTGTGACGTTGGTTTTGCTCTTCACACTTCTCTTTAGCACTAAGTGCTAGCTTGACAATTAGGCTAGGATACTGATCTAGCGACTCTGGATGCAAATGGACTTCCTCGATGTCATCATTATCTTGTCCTCATGCGTGGTCAGTGGCAGCTAAAGCATATTCATCATCACAATCACTAGCAGAAGTATACTCACCATCAACATTCACAAATAGAGCTCGCCGATTTGGACAGTCACGTGCAATGTGTCCAATGCCATGGCACCTATGACATGTAGTATCACAGGTACGTCTAGTGGAAACTACTGAAGTTTCACTCTTGGCTGGAGTCTCAACTGAAGCATTTTTGCTTGTTTCTTGAGCATGGGATGGCGTGGAGGTAGGTGGTGTGGAAGAAGCTGGACGAACGGCAGTAGTAGATTGACGTGGTATTGACTGTCATGTAGAAGTAGCACCTGCAAAAGAACTCCTATGCTTGTTGCGTCCCTGCACTTCTCTTTCAGCTTTGCAAGCAAAATGGAATAATCTATTCATGGTATTGTATTATTTATATTCAAGAATATCCCGAATCTCTCTATTAAGACCTCCATAGAACCTAGAAATTCTAGCATCCTCAGTTTCTTGCAAATCACAGCGTGACAAAGCAAACATCATCTCTTGATAGTATGTTTCTACAGAATTGGGACCTTGTCTTAAAAGTTGTAGTTTATTTAACATGTCACGAGCATAGtaagaaggaacaaatctagACCTCATTGTACGTTTCATATCATCCCATGTTCTAGGTCTAAGTCCTCTACCACATATATCATTCCACCATAGAGATGCAAAGGAGGTAAATTCACTACTGGCAGCTTTAACTTTCTTATTATCAGGAAAATCATAGCAAGAGAATTTTTGCTCAACAGCTAACTTCCAATCTAGATAAACAGAAGGCTCAAACTTACCATTAAAAGAAGGCATAGTAAATTTTACCTTAGATAAAGGATCATCTTTGTCCCTAACTCGACATTGTCTTTTATTTCCAACactctcgtcttcctcctcatcatcagcaACAGATTGCTCTTCGTCTTCATCGTCATATCTTTGGTGTCGATGAGCAGTGGCACCTGCACCTTCTTCACCTGCAGCCTCAAGTAAACCAATGCGTCACACAATATTTTCATGTCCA
Coding sequences:
- the LOC4333807 gene encoding probable cytokinin riboside 5'-monophosphate phosphoribohydrolase LOG4 — protein: MDANHDKVVESGSRGGRGPVRTICVFCGSRRGNRPSFSAAALDLGKQLVERELDLVYGGGSGGLMGLVSKTVHDGGRHVLGVIPSALLPEEVSGETLGEAKVVRDMHERKSEMAKHADAFIALPGGYGTIEELLEIIAWAQLGIHNKPVGLLNVDGYYNNLLSLFDKGVEEGFIDAAARNIFVLADNAGELLTKLTEAAAAAAAAVEGGDGDQVDGEATAAAAGLKRKRS